One genomic window of Synergistaceae bacterium includes the following:
- a CDS encoding serine hydrolase, which produces MVDLIKAVVAKYAEGVTGKLGIYFKDLKNGCEYGYNDKEVFPAASVFKIFILAELFRQIREGKISLADRIALIEDYKSEGSGVLKEFDLGANLTVADYALLMMIISDNTATDLLIDLLGIENIQENVVERLDLNNTKCDLNCSQLISLCYGLEEGDDIKEKIKQGPIWLNNTPAYTGNVEKNDETSPYEVGVVLEKVFRNKWMGEELDKEMIGILSKCQTNSRIPKYLPKYLEIAHKTGTMDRVANDAGIVFTEKGSYILAVFYNGNTAQDEEYRANEWNLVGEELIAQMSKEIYNIYTS; this is translated from the coding sequence ATGGTTGACTTAATAAAAGCAGTAGTCGCAAAATATGCTGAAGGCGTAACGGGAAAGCTGGGAATATATTTTAAAGATTTAAAAAATGGCTGCGAGTATGGTTATAATGATAAAGAAGTTTTTCCCGCTGCTAGCGTTTTTAAAATCTTTATTTTAGCAGAGTTGTTCAGGCAGATAAGGGAGGGCAAGATAAGCCTAGCAGACAGGATAGCCTTGATAGAAGATTATAAATCTGAGGGGAGTGGAGTTCTTAAAGAATTTGATTTAGGAGCCAATTTGACTGTTGCAGATTATGCTTTACTTATGATGATTATTTCAGACAATACCGCTACAGACCTATTAATTGATCTATTAGGCATTGAAAATATTCAGGAGAATGTGGTAGAACGTCTTGATTTGAATAATACAAAGTGTGACCTAAACTGTTCTCAATTAATTTCACTCTGTTATGGATTAGAAGAGGGAGACGACATAAAAGAAAAAATAAAACAGGGTCCTATATGGCTAAATAATACTCCTGCCTACACTGGAAATGTTGAGAAAAATGATGAGACCTCTCCCTATGAAGTAGGAGTTGTTTTAGAGAAGGTGTTTAGGAACAAATGGATGGGAGAAGAGTTAGATAAAGAGATGATAGGGATCTTATCCAAATGTCAAACTAACTCCAGAATACCTAAATATTTACCTAAATACTTAGAAATAGCTCATAAAACTGGGACAATGGATAGGGTGGCTAATGACGCGGGAATCGTTTTTACAGAAAAAGGCTCTTATATTCTTGCAGTTTTTTATAATGGAAATACAGCTCAAGATGAAGAGTATAGAGCAAATGAATGGAACTTGGTGGGAGAAGAGCTTATAGCTCAGATGTCTAAAGAAATATATAACATTTACACAAGTTAA
- a CDS encoding ABC transporter ATP-binding protein codes for MRNSPMLETRNLKKYFPVGKEYLHAVDDINIKICKGETLGVVGESGCGKSTLGRAILRLLEPTSGEVFFEGKDITELNSKEMRKMRRDMQLIFQDPYSSINPRLTVSEIIAEPMIVNKTYRSSKDLTIRINELMETVGLAPRLYNVYPHELDGGRRQRVGVARALALDPKFIVCDEPVSALDVSIQAQILNLLMDLQDNLNLTYMFITHDLSVVKHISDEIAVLYLGQLIEKAPTMELFSNPRHPYTKALLSAIPVPDLSMRERKTEVIRGEVVSPINPKPCCRFSSRCKYVRDGCLGQDPPLVEVNENHFCACPYHDNL; via the coding sequence ATGAGAAATAGTCCAATGTTAGAAACAAGGAATCTTAAAAAATATTTTCCGGTGGGTAAGGAGTATTTACATGCTGTGGATGATATAAACATAAAGATTTGCAAGGGAGAAACTTTAGGAGTGGTGGGAGAGTCGGGTTGTGGAAAGTCCACATTAGGAAGAGCAATTCTCAGATTATTAGAGCCGACTTCAGGAGAAGTGTTCTTTGAAGGAAAAGATATTACTGAATTGAATAGTAAAGAAATGAGGAAGATGCGTAGGGATATGCAGCTTATTTTCCAAGATCCGTATTCTAGCATAAATCCCAGACTAACCGTTTCTGAAATAATTGCAGAGCCAATGATAGTCAATAAAACATACCGCTCTTCGAAGGATTTAACAATAAGAATAAATGAATTAATGGAGACTGTAGGGCTAGCACCTAGGTTATATAATGTATATCCACATGAATTGGATGGTGGGAGACGACAGAGAGTAGGTGTAGCAAGAGCACTTGCCCTGGATCCGAAATTTATAGTTTGCGATGAACCGGTAAGCGCATTGGATGTATCGATTCAGGCACAAATTTTGAATTTATTAATGGATTTACAGGACAACCTTAATTTGACTTATATGTTTATTACGCATGACCTGAGCGTGGTAAAACATATATCTGATGAAATCGCTGTATTATATCTAGGGCAATTAATAGAGAAGGCGCCCACAATGGAGTTATTTAGTAATCCAAGGCATCCTTATACAAAAGCTCTTTTATCAGCTATACCAGTGCCAGATCTGAGCATGCGTGAGAGGAAAACAGAAGTGATAAGGGGAGAGGTAGTATCTCCTATAAATCCTAAACCTTGTTGTAGGTTTAGCTCAAGGTGTAAATATGTTCGAGATGGGTGTCTGGGACAAGACCCTCCACTAGTGGAAGTCAATGAAAATCATTTTTGTGCTTGCCCCTATCACGATAATTTATAG
- a CDS encoding D-aminoacylase, translating to MLDILIKNATVIDGSGAPAKEFDVGVKDGRIVLDVIGKRTKEVKDASGLVLCPGFIESHSHGDRSIGEYVPSFSKISQGVTTEITGQCGNTPFPVDPKFYNEFKSISSFASISNTIPFEKFTSFSSFLDFVNKQDLYLNQVFLIGHNTLRASVMGVENRKATPEELDLMKDRLSEAMKSGARGMSSGLIYVPGVYSDEEELVELCKIVKQYDGVYATHMRNEAEKVVEAVEESIRIAEKSGVKLVISHHKVCGKGNWGFSKNTLKLVEEANERGTSVLMDVYPYEACMTSLNICIPPWHFSDGMEELLKKLSDEKWREVIKNEMNSPENKYDNFYKNSGGFKGVFVASAPNTPDAQGMFIPDYANSIKKSDFDAYFDLLIENSGGGNGIFFAMDPLEVERIYMNKHTVVGSDGLPVSMEDKGHPRSWGTFIKTISHYALEKKLLSLEEAINKQTKKTADFWGLKDVGQIAEGLRADLLLLNLDELVDRASYEDSNLRADGLDSVYIAGELVYSQKELTGKKPGRVVKIKNI from the coding sequence ATGCTTGATATTTTAATAAAGAACGCAACTGTAATTGATGGTAGTGGTGCCCCTGCAAAGGAATTTGATGTGGGCGTTAAAGATGGAAGAATCGTTCTAGATGTGATTGGAAAAAGAACAAAGGAAGTAAAGGATGCTAGTGGATTGGTCCTTTGCCCAGGTTTTATAGAATCGCATTCCCACGGTGATAGATCTATAGGTGAATATGTTCCTTCTTTTAGTAAAATTTCTCAAGGAGTAACAACTGAAATAACTGGACAATGCGGAAATACTCCATTTCCAGTAGACCCAAAATTTTATAATGAATTCAAGTCTATTTCTAGCTTTGCAAGTATTTCTAATACAATACCCTTTGAAAAATTTACAAGTTTTTCTTCTTTTCTAGACTTTGTCAATAAACAAGACCTTTATCTGAATCAAGTCTTTCTTATTGGACATAACACCCTAAGAGCCTCTGTGATGGGAGTAGAAAATCGAAAAGCTACTCCAGAAGAACTTGATTTGATGAAAGATAGACTAAGTGAGGCAATGAAATCAGGAGCTAGAGGAATGAGTAGCGGTTTAATCTATGTACCCGGGGTTTATTCAGATGAGGAAGAGCTTGTTGAATTATGTAAAATTGTAAAACAATATGATGGGGTCTATGCAACACATATGAGAAATGAAGCCGAGAAGGTTGTAGAAGCTGTTGAAGAATCCATTAGAATAGCTGAGAAATCGGGAGTAAAATTAGTAATATCTCATCACAAAGTTTGCGGAAAAGGCAATTGGGGTTTTTCGAAAAATACTCTCAAATTAGTGGAAGAGGCAAATGAACGTGGAACATCTGTTTTAATGGACGTATATCCATATGAAGCTTGCATGACATCATTAAATATATGTATTCCACCTTGGCACTTTTCAGATGGCATGGAAGAGTTATTAAAGAAATTATCAGATGAAAAATGGAGAGAAGTAATTAAAAATGAAATGAATTCTCCGGAAAATAAATATGATAACTTTTATAAAAATAGTGGAGGGTTTAAAGGCGTATTTGTAGCTTCTGCGCCCAATACACCTGACGCACAAGGAATGTTCATACCAGACTATGCCAATAGTATCAAAAAATCAGATTTTGATGCTTATTTCGACCTTCTTATAGAAAACAGTGGTGGGGGAAATGGAATTTTCTTTGCTATGGACCCTTTGGAAGTTGAACGAATTTACATGAATAAGCATACCGTAGTGGGCTCAGATGGCTTACCCGTTTCCATGGAGGATAAAGGGCACCCAAGATCTTGGGGAACATTTATTAAAACGATTAGCCATTATGCTTTGGAGAAGAAATTACTTTCTTTGGAAGAAGCGATTAATAAACAGACAAAAAAAACAGCTGATTTTTGGGGACTGAAGGATGTGGGCCAAATTGCTGAAGGCTTAAGGGCTGATTTATTACTGCTCAATCTTGATGAATTAGTAGATAGAGCCAGCTATGAGGATTCAAATCTTAGAGCAGATGGGTTAGATTCAGTATATATAGCAGGAGAACTCGTTTACTCACAAAAAGAATTGACGGGTAAAAAACCAGGCAGAGTAGTCAAAATTAAAAATATTTAG
- a CDS encoding LysR family transcriptional regulator, giving the protein MRMDQLYQFIIISEAGSITAASKQLYISQSSLSSSIASMEKEIGRQIFQRSHNGISLTPYGLKFYKAAREILDTYENVINLPMELNEEQLHISSQFLLYASSIFTNIISENKKVISSFKFTEKTTSGVIKDVINRTSEVGLIVTRSELHNHYKQIAKNQNLEYNVINSDECICLVGRGNPLYYSDDEDITMQQLQGFPMIKYEIDANSVESNKEFDMNFSFPHSGVLVISDTGSLQNILAKTNGFFIGIHNEKAYSTTDFYDNIRVIKLRDKSFTYDTAWLKKKDHSLSPLAKDFLKRIYLAVGASPINLSFNL; this is encoded by the coding sequence ATGCGTATGGACCAACTATATCAATTTATCATTATAAGTGAAGCGGGGTCTATTACTGCTGCTTCAAAACAGCTTTATATCTCTCAATCCAGCCTAAGCTCATCCATAGCTTCAATGGAAAAAGAGATAGGTAGACAGATTTTCCAGCGTTCTCATAATGGGATCTCTTTGACACCTTATGGATTGAAATTTTATAAGGCTGCAAGGGAAATACTGGATACTTATGAGAATGTGATTAATCTACCAATGGAACTTAATGAGGAACAGCTCCATATATCTTCTCAATTTTTACTCTATGCAAGCTCGATTTTTACCAATATTATTTCAGAGAACAAAAAAGTTATTTCTAGCTTCAAATTCACCGAAAAAACAACCAGCGGTGTAATCAAAGACGTTATTAACAGGACATCGGAAGTTGGACTGATAGTTACTCGGAGCGAACTACATAATCATTATAAACAAATAGCTAAAAATCAAAACCTGGAATATAATGTCATCAATTCCGATGAATGCATTTGCCTAGTGGGACGGGGCAACCCATTATACTACTCAGATGACGAGGATATAACAATGCAACAACTTCAAGGATTTCCGATGATTAAATATGAAATTGATGCTAACTCCGTCGAAAGTAATAAAGAATTTGATATGAACTTCTCATTCCCACACTCTGGTGTTCTAGTAATAAGTGACACAGGTAGTCTGCAAAATATTTTAGCAAAAACTAATGGTTTCTTTATTGGCATACATAACGAGAAAGCTTATAGTACAACCGATTTTTATGATAACATCCGTGTAATTAAATTAAGAGACAAATCATTCACCTATGATACAGCTTGGCTTAAAAAGAAAGACCATAGCTTATCACCGCTTGCTAAAGATTTTTTAAAGCGAATCTACCTAGCTGTTGGAGCTTCTCCAATAAACCTTTCTTTTAACCTATAA